A genomic window from Rhizobium sp. EC-SD404 includes:
- a CDS encoding DUF3572 domain-containing protein, whose product MASNATQPIKDGTEAETIAISILGWLANEPELLGRFLSLTGMSVSTLRQSAGEPGFHLALIDFLMDHERTLMDFCAATGEKPERVARAHRALSGPPGLYTNSF is encoded by the coding sequence TTGGCATCAAATGCAACACAACCCATAAAAGATGGGACCGAGGCCGAGACGATCGCGATTTCTATACTTGGCTGGCTGGCGAACGAACCGGAGCTTCTCGGTCGCTTTCTGTCGCTGACCGGAATGAGCGTTTCGACCCTGCGCCAGTCCGCCGGCGAGCCCGGTTTTCACCTCGCGCTCATCGACTTCCTGATGGACCACGAGCGGACCCTGATGGATTTCTGCGCGGCAACCGGCGAAAAGCCCGAGCGCGTTGCGCGCGCCCACCGCGCGTTGTCCGGCCCGCCTGGCCTCTACACCAACAGCTTCTGA
- a CDS encoding response regulator, whose translation MPKTVLIVEDNELNMKLFRDLIEASGYETIQTRNGTEAVDLARAHRPDLILMDIQLPEVSGLDVTKWLKADDELHMIPVIAVTAFAMKGDEERIRQGGCEAYISKPISVPRFLETIKTYLGEA comes from the coding sequence ATGCCCAAGACCGTTTTGATTGTCGAGGACAACGAGCTGAACATGAAGCTGTTCCGCGACTTGATCGAGGCGTCCGGCTACGAGACCATCCAGACCCGCAACGGAACGGAGGCAGTAGATCTCGCCCGCGCCCACCGACCCGATCTGATCCTCATGGACATCCAGCTCCCGGAAGTTTCTGGCCTCGACGTCACCAAGTGGCTGAAGGCCGACGACGAGCTTCACATGATCCCGGTGATCGCCGTCACGGCCTTTGCCATGAAGGGAGACGAGGAACGCATCCGCCAAGGCGGCTGCGAGGCCTATATTTCGAAGCCGATTTCCGTGCCGCGGTTTCTTGAAACCATAAAGACCTATCTGGGTGAGGCATGA